A region from the Curtobacterium sp. MCBA15_012 genome encodes:
- the argG gene encoding argininosuccinate synthase → MSKVLSSLPVGERVGIAFSGGLDTSCAVAWMREKGAVPCTYTADIGQYDEPDIDAVPGRAHEYGAEIARLVDAKSALVEEGLVALQTGAFHIRSGGKTYFNTTPLGRAVTGTMLVRAMKEDGVDIWGDGSTYKGNDIERFYRYGLMANPRLRVYKPWLDSEFVEELGGRKEMSEWLVARGFPYRDSTEKAYSTDANIWGATHEAKSLEELSSGLDIVEPIMGVAAWRDDVEVATEVVSVRFEAGRPVAINGVEYADAVALVYEANAIGGRHGLGASDQIENRIIEAKSRGIYEAPGMALLHIAYERLLNAIHNEDTVASYHNEGRRLGRLMYEGRWLDPQSLMLRESLQRWVASAVTGEVTLRLRRGDDYTILDTTGPALSYHPDKLSMERVGDAAFGPDDRIGQLTMRNLDIADSRSRLEQYAAAGLIGGATGELVGELEAGEAEEILGGAPVTDAADALGRATDAVSEGAAFDSGTD, encoded by the coding sequence GTGTCCAAGGTCCTGAGCAGTCTCCCCGTCGGCGAACGAGTCGGCATCGCGTTCTCCGGAGGTCTCGACACCTCCTGCGCGGTCGCCTGGATGCGTGAGAAGGGAGCGGTGCCCTGCACGTACACGGCCGACATCGGCCAGTACGACGAGCCGGACATCGACGCCGTGCCGGGCCGCGCCCACGAGTACGGCGCCGAGATCGCCCGACTGGTCGACGCGAAGAGCGCCCTGGTCGAGGAAGGCCTGGTCGCGCTGCAGACCGGCGCGTTCCACATCCGCTCCGGCGGCAAGACGTACTTCAACACGACGCCGCTCGGTCGCGCGGTGACGGGCACCATGCTCGTCCGCGCGATGAAGGAGGACGGCGTCGACATCTGGGGCGACGGCTCCACCTACAAGGGCAACGACATCGAGCGGTTCTACCGCTACGGCCTGATGGCCAACCCGCGGCTCCGGGTCTACAAGCCGTGGCTCGACTCCGAGTTCGTCGAGGAGCTCGGCGGCCGCAAGGAGATGAGCGAGTGGCTCGTCGCGCGTGGCTTCCCGTACCGCGACTCCACCGAGAAGGCGTACTCGACCGACGCGAACATCTGGGGCGCCACGCACGAGGCGAAGAGCCTCGAGGAGCTGTCGAGCGGGCTCGACATCGTCGAGCCGATCATGGGCGTCGCCGCCTGGCGTGACGACGTCGAGGTCGCGACCGAGGTCGTCAGCGTCCGTTTCGAGGCCGGCCGCCCGGTCGCGATCAACGGCGTCGAGTACGCCGACGCCGTCGCCCTCGTCTACGAGGCGAACGCGATCGGTGGCCGTCATGGGCTCGGCGCGAGCGACCAGATCGAGAACCGCATCATCGAGGCGAAGAGCCGCGGCATCTACGAGGCGCCGGGCATGGCGCTGCTGCACATCGCCTACGAGCGGCTGCTCAACGCGATCCACAACGAGGACACCGTCGCGTCGTACCACAACGAAGGTCGCCGGCTCGGTCGCCTCATGTACGAAGGACGGTGGCTCGACCCGCAGTCGCTCATGCTGCGTGAGTCGCTGCAGCGCTGGGTCGCCTCGGCGGTCACCGGCGAGGTCACGCTGCGCCTGCGCCGTGGCGACGACTACACGATCCTCGACACCACGGGTCCGGCGCTGTCCTACCACCCGGACAAGCTGTCGATGGAGCGCGTCGGCGACGCCGCGTTCGGGCCGGACGACCGGATCGGTCAGCTCACCATGCGGAACCTCGACATCGCGGACTCGCGCTCGCGGCTCGAGCAGTACGCGGCGGCGGGCCTCATCGGCGGTGCGACCGGCGAGCTCGTCGGTGAGCTCGAGGCGGGCGAGGCCGAGGAGATCCTCGGGGGAGCCCCGGTGACCGACGCCGCCGACGCACTCGGGCGTGCGACCGACGCCGTGTCCGAGGGTGCGGCGTTCGACTCCGGGACGGACTGA